In the genome of Hippoglossus hippoglossus isolate fHipHip1 chromosome 9, fHipHip1.pri, whole genome shotgun sequence, the window gatgtttttcaacatttttgttcatCAGAGAGTAACTCATGgatgaaacaaatcagacatgttgAGGGGACTTATACTTATGAGAAGTTAGCTACTACTTTGCTCTGCACTCGTACTTAGAGATGAATGTTGATCTTCACCATCCAAtgttcaaatataattttactCTGTGGGTATCATGTTGCTCTTCTCCATCCTTTCACCTCACCTTCACCACCATGGCAGCGTAGGTCACATCGGCCCTCCACCCCTGAGGCCAGGACCAGCCCACCAGAGGATCAGCCTCATCATTATACACAGGGAGGCTGCGGAACCGGGGGAAACGCTCCTGGATCTCCACTACTGTCTGGATCTCCTGCTGGAGGATGGGCAACGAATAGCCTCCTCCCTgagggacagaaacagagagtcAGCTTCCAACAAAGAGAGTCTCCACTGAACCTCAATCTGTCTTTGTACAGTGGGTGGAAGCCACAGGAAGCTGGACGTGAAGCAGCCCTAACATGCAAACTGCACAGAAATGTCCCAGCAGGACgggaattaaaaccaaaaaccTAGCGACAGTgctgataatataatatatttcaatCCTTCTGTGAAACTTCTCATGACCTGGTATCAAAATTGACCTGATAAGGTAACATCCAGAAAACCCCACCTTCTTGTGCAGGGCGACGAAGTCAAGCCTGACCCCAGACTCTCCAGTGAAGTAGTTGGTGCCGTTGTAGCAGTGCTGCAGCATGGCCCAGCAGTACGGAGAGTGTGGGGGGGAATGACAGGAGTCTCCGGGACCCCCGAACCTCAGAAGGGGGCTGGCAGCACGCAGACCCTCCGAACAGGCGTCATAGTAGTTTAGGAAccctgaaaaaaagaacagccACAGAAATGGTCAACACCTACACGCCTATGTGTCTATTCCTACTCACAGCAAAGAGCAATATTTCTAAGCCAACATTTATTGCATCTTATTTTAAACAATCATTTGAATGGGCTGAATTTTAGCAGTGTATCTGAGCACAGTGTTCTGTCTATATCTGTacaaaaacatataaatcaCATTGCAGGTACACAATAGTGATTGATTAaattccatttttatttaacatcagTACCTTATTATGGCtggtacagtatatatattttaatattaagtGTAGGAGTGAAATCATTGGAACAAATTTGCCTTTAGTGAAATGACGTTTGTTAGCGATCTGATTCTTTTCAACGGCTCTTTGGTAAGAACGAAGGGAATTGAGTCACATGTCAAGCTGTTCATTTTATAATTGTGCCCCTAAAGCCGCACCCCTCCCTCTCACATGAACAGTGAGAACACAAGATTTCTGTCACTGCcgggcaggagggaggaggagacccCCTCCTTCATTACAGTGATATGGTGTCACCTTGTGTAAGTCATAAAATCCAGATCCCTTCAAAAAGCCAAAATTACGGTTACAATTTCCtcttattaaaaactattatgACTTTACCTTGAATGGACACGGTGACATTATCAAAGTCATGGTTGTTTGGCTCATTCCACGTTTCAAAGTTCCAGTGAGAAACACTTCCCAGGCCATATCTGTCTGAGATTCAGAATCAACATTTAACAAGGTTGAAATGATGCAAATATGTGTAATATTCAATTGTGACATACAAAAGGTACAATTTCAGCTTTCATGCAACCAGGTTggaatcattttttaaataatcactcAGCACTCACCGATGTATCTCTTGGCTATGAGATAAACCAGATTCCTCCACTCGACCACTTGTGATTTTTCCTCAAAGTCAGTGAAGTAGTTCGAGACGCTGCCCATCAGCTCAAAGCCTGAAAACCAGAGGtgcaagaaagacaaaaaagaacTCAGTTTTATAATCTAAATCAAACATCTGGGTTTCAGCCAGTCAGCACCAAACTGGCACCAGAAGAAAACGTGGCGGCAAGTGTGATGATTTTAGATATGCATCACAGATATGATGGGATGTTTCTAAGCCTGTGGTGATGGCTCAGTACCTGGTCGGAGTCCATTCATCCACAAGAGATCTATGAGCTGGTCCAGTTTAGTGAAGTTGTACTGAGGTCGTCCTCTGATATCTCTACAAAGACATCAGACagttagaataaataaaataaaaagtcacacTTTATATCATTACCAAATTAGACAAATCTTTAATTTGAGTACATGCTCTCCACTTGCAGGTTGACTTACTGTGCAGTGACCAGCTCCAACATCCAGTGTATCCTGACCTGCTGGATCCCCCCGTGGGGAACTGAGCCCACATAGGCCAGGTTCAGCTGCTGGTCGACGCTCAGGTCAAAGTGGTCGGCCTgggtgtgaggaagaggagggctgGACACAAAAGAACAATCTCCTGTTTAACACTGCGATGACACAAAAATGATTGTTATGTATTCAACATGGTTTATTTGTCCGTGcgtctgttagtttgcaggataacacaaaaacgaCCTGACCTATTTCTAcaaaacgtggtggaaggatgtgatgtgaGTCAGGAGAGAACTCATTAAACTTTGGTGCGGATTTGGATCAGGGGGACGATCCAtggattttcactttctttaactttgttaaaaaagaaatttttcaacattttcattgatttctcatgGAATAATTGGATCTTGATGGGGGAAAAAgtcatatttaggggactgatattcaatgtgtgtacaatttggtgcagatccaaacaaaaatctgcctccagtgaatgtaaatgtgatttcacaaggggattgttgggccttgctggaggtatgagctctgcTGAGTGTCTTTCTAGTTCACTTTACAATACGTTTAAGAAACCAGCTCACAGATCTGACTTTTGTTGTCTGTTGAGAAAAATTCTGCCACTCTCCAATtgaaaaatatacattaaaaaaactatcATGGCTTTTTTGATGATGCCGAGTTGATGTAATATTAATTCACATATGTTTATAATCACATAAAACTTCTGGTAGATTCGGCATTAAAATAAACCCACGTTACTTTTCCAATGCAGTAAAATCCCAACTTTCTGACATGGTTCACGCTGTCTGTTGTGTATTCTGCTGGAGGCGCTGGGAATACAAATAGACATTTACCAGAATCCAGTGCTCGTCCAGAAGTGCTTCAGATCTCCTGCCGCTCTGCTCACATCAGCTGTGATCACATAGGAAGCTCCTGACGTTTGGGcgaagtgaagaagaaaaaccagGAAAGAGAAACTTTCCCACCTCATGTCGGACACACAGCGACTTTCTGAGATGCGCATAAAACAGGTGAGATCAGCGCCGAGGAGTCACCTTTAATCCAACATGTCTGACACACTGTCTGTGCGACACAGTGGAACAGAAACCTCACAATTCgctgtgaaaacacaacgaAACCATCACATCTTCGCTGGAGCAGCGAGATACTGGCGCAGTCAGCTGATGGTGGTGACGTCAATTGAATGCGACACTGTTGTAGTCTTTCGTCACGGATGtactataataacaatatataagAATTTTAAGGTATTAATACGTGATGTCTTGTTTCAGTTGAAAAACTGGAGATTTGCTTCCTTCATTTCCTTGCTActctaaaaatataataaaaaaagaaaagaaaacactaaatAAAGCTAGAGGAGCATGGTTAGATAAAActagagttcatacctccaccagtccccttgtgaatccacatttaaatgcactagatccagatttggatttgcaccaaattgcacacacagaaacatcagctccctgaaaatgtctgattgtttttcaccgagatccatgaattattctgagaaatcaagaaaatgtcataaaacGCTCCATCTCATATTGTTGAAGAAAGAGATtgaaaaattcctggatcctcaccctgatccagagccacaccaaaatgtaataggttcttccctgactaatactgcatccttccatcaagtcCATGGTAATCTAAACACATAATAATCACCGTTATAAGGTGACTCAAAAGATAAAAGTAAGATCAGACCACAAGCCCAGtaaaagcactttataaaaaatgtttttcgGAGCATTTTAAAAGATGATAAGGACTCAGCCAGCCCGACCTTCTCAACGAGTTTGTTCCATTGCGTGGGAGTCCAAACAGAAAGGTACCCAGGCCTCAGCCTAGTTTGTGGACTGGTGAGTAAATGCTTGAGAACCTCAGGTTGCGACGTGTGTAGCCAGAAGATCAGTCGTGTACTGATATCTTTGATATTCCCTCCGTGGCACCTTTGTCTCAGTAATGACTAAAGTTAAATCATACCCGATTGTTTCAGTCTTTTGCATCTTGATATGCAACATCAGCTCCAccactttatatttttcatacGCCATCAAATCTTGTGCACAGAGAAAACCGCCATGATAATAATATTGACATCATCTATAAATAAACACTAAACAACAAGTAGCTGTTAATgggacatttatttaaaaaaaagttgggaGAATCAAGAAGACATGAACAGAAAAATTCAGATGTCATTTACAGTTGAACTCAAAAGGTACTGTTAAACAGCAACAGTTATACACAACCATTTACACAACctgtacaaatattttttcccgcaaatttgcaatttaaattcaaaataactTAAATAGGTTTCTATGTAAAAGTGCAAATCCTTATGCGTGGGAAGTCTGTGAGACCATGGCAACAGAGGGGTGCTTTGAAGACTTGTAAGGCATCACAATCACATGTCAACATAGACCAGCTCTACTGTTTGAAGCACAGTCATATATGATGCCACAACTCGTGGAATCGTGATGCCTTACGTCGCATCAAGCTACTGATCACATGTCCGTTCTCATACAAATGAACtttataatgacaataaaattgTCTCAGCTCCTGTGATTTGACAGAGAGCCCTCTCTCCATCGAGTGTGTCCAGccttgaataaaacaataaaaagaacatttcagatttcagttcagtgtttgtaGTGTTGTCAGGGTGAAAGTTCAGCAAGTTCCCAATCGCAACAATGCACGGTTACTGGTTTGGTAGTGTTACACGATAGCATTTAAAAATCACAGTTACTGGAGGCCATTCTGTACACGATGAGCCCAGATACGGTGGGGCAGTAGTAGTCCACAGGCTTCAGGCTCTGACAGTGACACAGAATGTGTGTAGAGGTGAGGGATCGCTGATTCTCCACGGTCACGAGGCGACAAAGAGTGGCGAACTGTTAATGCTGATACTTTAAAGTCTCTACAAGCATCCTCCTGATtggtgaggaggggtgaggaggaggggtgaggagggggggggggggctaaccCACACACGCTATTGGGCCGTTCATGCTTCTGTATTAACATGCAGCCGATgcaaaaagattttaaaaaaaagtcatcacCACGAGTAGGAGAGTATTATACAGCATATCTGCTCATTAAACACTGGTCACCATGGCTTCTACTGGACAACAGACTGGAAATGTGTTTGGTAAATAAAAAGGTGTTTAGGCATTTGCAATACAAAGGAGAAAATAACAGGCATCAagtcctttgtgtgtgtgtgcatgtgtgtgacgtAAGGTAACTACGACTTCTGCTcggctcctgcagctgcctggGCTGCGCTCTCTGGTTTAAGGATCTGGTAGGTGATGAGGTACTCTGGGAAGGCCTGAAGGAAAGACACAGCAGAATATTAGCAAACATGAGACAGCAGGTGTTTCACTTATTTTTGGTTAATACTGAAGCCCTAAACAGGATTTAGGGAAAGAATCTTTTTGTACCTGCTCTCCTCTGTAGATGACGTACTCGGCGTAGGCTAGGCCGTTAACGCTGGGCCGCCCGATGACTGAATGATGTCCTGGGGGTGCGTGGGCCATCTTCATGGCACTGAACTGTAGGAAGGATTTCCCCAGGGTCACTCTGCAGAACAGCATTTGCCTGAGAGTTCAGATGAGAAGAAAGGGGTTATACAAGTGTCTATCCTCACAATATTACATATAAATCCTTTAActtgagaaaacacaaacatattctGTGTCAAGGTTCAAGTTAAATCAAAGTTACCTGTGGCACAGGTAGCAGGAGCGGTCTTTGTGCGTCGGGCAGCCCGTGCCTCCACCGATGCCGTAGACGTACTGGTTGCTCTTTGAGGAATTCTCTGCAAAGTAGATCCCTGCTCCAAACATCCCTCCTATGTAGGCATGGCGCTCATCGAAGCCTTTGTGGATGATGGCGTTGATGAACGGGGAACCTGAAAAATATGTGTCAATATTTATACAGTTATTAAATACAGTAACTGAAACAGTGCTTTACACAATTACAAATAAATGCCTGAAGAACAACAGTCTTAAGTAACTTCTAGTGTTTTAAGAACTGAACATAAATGAGACGTTAACGAGTTCTGacgctgtcacacacacaaaaaacaacaacaccatggtgtgtgtttggttaCCATGAAACAACATCCGCTCATTGTGGTGGTTGTGGTTCTCATCTGCGATCTCCTTCTGCCTGTGGGTGTAACGTTCTCTCAGCTTCTTATTTACAACCTTCTGAATCTGTAAGgcacaatacaacacacaaacaaaacgcTGGACGTTATTTCTGCTTTATACAAAAGATTCAAAATATAGATTCAGTACATTTAGTCAGTTTTCAATTTGACTATTTATCAAAGAAAGATTCCCTAGTTCATTGTTCTGTGAATTATCAAAGCAGAAGGTACAACTGGTTCAGACCTTGATGATGTTGTATTTGCTGAACACGCCGCCAGCGTTGCCTCCGTCTCTGTGCTCTCGGATGGTGCTCTGCATCTGACCGACACAACAAAACCACCATGGTGTCATCATAAGGAACACATTCAAGCCATTAGCCAAtcgttttcttcttttttctctccactgatggttaagaaaaacagtaaataaatgaGATCAACTCgactcacctcctcctccacagactGGTACTCCTTGTCGTCAGGGGCGAGGTCTATCAGGATAGTGCCCTGGCTGGCACAGTGGAATGTCAGGTATGGGTTAGaacctgaaaagaaaacaacagtttaaatTTAAAGCTCGTCTGCGCAAAAAATGTCTGATTGTGGTGATTAGATTGGTTCGTAGACATAAATCCCGCTTCCTCACCCGGCTGGCCGCCCAGCAGCCTCTCAATGCCCTTGATTAGCTTGTGTCTGTGGCCATAGGCATTGATTCCAatctccttcagctcctcgtGACCCATGTCAGCCAACACATCCATAGAGATCTGGAAAAGCAAAAGAATAGAGCAGGTTGAGAAATGTCAGCCAGAACAATCGTCTGTTTGCTCAGACATAAGCAACGTTGAGCAGACAGCACAGTTATTCTGACCCGttctatttgtgtatttaacacACTGCAACAGCtccacagaaaagaaaacatttgaaccAATTTATCTCAATATGTATAAACTGTTCACTGCATTAAAACATATACTAGGATTATACTTATGGGATTGATTGAATGACagacaacaaatacacaatggTTAAGCTTTAGTTAAAGTATTTCTGAGGAAGCTGACCTGCTCCCTCTCGAAGATGTCCCTTAGGTGCTCCAGACCCAGGCTCTTCATGAACTGACTTATGTTCATGTCCAGCATTGACactatgaaaaacacaaacagacatgagaTCAGTAtccacattttctctgtgtccaCCTACATTGTAAACTGCCCAGTACGAGATATCAAAAATAGATCACACTTACTTTCGCCTTCCTTGCGGTCAGTGCCCGTGGCTCCGTCTGCCACTCCTGAGGAGCTGGCGGCAGCAGCCAGCTCGGTAAGCGGGCCAGACAGGTTGTCTATGCTGCTGGCGGCTGACAGACAGGATGGCGTGGAGGCAGGGGAGATAACGGAGGCGCTGACCACTGTGGCCTGGGGCTTAAAGCAGCTGGGCAGGGCATCTGGTGGCATGGCGTCCATCAGCAAGGCCCGGATATCATCAGCCTGCAGAAAAAGTGCATTAGTTTTTCTATCAAATCAAGCAGAGGCTATGGAACTAGTAGGGGCAAATTTGGCCATTTTATGATTTCTTTTTACATGCATCACTTCCACATCACTAAGCTTGGCCTGAAAATATTAACTACACAGTATTTCCTAAGCCGCTGACAGAAGCAGTTACCGTGGCCAGGTCCAGAGCAGTCTGGCCCTCCTGGTTCTTCATGGTGGGGTCAGCTCCATGAGCCAGCAGCAGCGCACACAGCTGAGTACGACCCTTCTGGGCAGCCTCGTGGAGCGGTGTGAAAGCCCATTTATCTGTAGCATTCACACACGTATTGTACTTGATCAGTAGTGCTGCAATGTCCACGTGctgtgaggaagagagaagacagaggaagagtcAGTGTCAGTCTCTGAACCATAAAAACGATCAAATTTATGTTAAATACAATAACAGAACCAACTTTACATTTAGACCATCGACACAATAAATATCTTTTAGTTTAAATATGTTACCAATTTGAGATTATGCAAGGTTCTAAAATCAAACTGCTCATGATCTGCATTTGATATGAAATGTCTTAGAGTTG includes:
- the idua gene encoding alpha-L-iduronidase; translated protein: MRISESRCVSDMRWESFSFLVFLLHFAQTSGASYVITADVSRAAGDLKHFWTSTGFCPPLPHTQADHFDLSVDQQLNLAYVGSVPHGGIQQVRIHWMLELVTAQDIRGRPQYNFTKLDQLIDLLWMNGLRPGFELMGSVSNYFTDFEEKSQVVEWRNLVYLIAKRYIDRYGLGSVSHWNFETWNEPNNHDFDNVTVSIQGFLNYYDACSEGLRAASPLLRFGGPGDSCHSPPHSPYCWAMLQHCYNGTNYFTGESGVRLDFVALHKKGGGYSLPILQQEIQTVVEIQERFPRFRSLPVYNDEADPLVGWSWPQGWRADVTYAAMVVKVINQHQDLLLSDPNSTINYTLLSNDNAFLSYHPHPFTQRTLTARFQVNNTQPPHVQLIRKPVLTVMGLLALLGETQVLAQVLNAAGTSNSTVGVLASSHEPVIPGGSDSWQAAALVYNSDDNRTSTNTDDVTVSLTGLAAQKGLVYVTYYMDNNVTNPYQLWQSMGSPDYPTAEGFRRLRGMEDPHVDGPWEVPAGDTLTLKAKLSVPSLLLIHVCARPKAPPDQVNGLRFVRITKGQVLIIWSDHCVDSKCIKTFEVEFSADHKKFSRINTQDSIFTSYVFSPVDLEVSGVYRVRAVDYWGRPGSYSLPEKYSEEQ